Below is a genomic region from Dechloromonas denitrificans.
ACCGGATAGCTCAGGAAACCGGGGCGCAGGGCATCTGGGCTGCACGCCTTGCGCGTTTGGCCTTGATCGCCCAGGACGGGGACATGGCTTCGGTCATGGGCAATCCCCGGCTCTCCGCCGAGCAGGTTGCTGAACTGTTCATTTCGCTGTCGGAAGATAGCGACGCAACACTCGGCAGCTTTATTCGTACCCTCGCAGAAAACCGGCGTCTCGCGCTCCTGCCGGAGATTTCCCGGCTTTTCGACCTGGCCAAGAGCCAGGAAGAAGGGGTCAAAGAGGCGGTGGTGCATTCCGCATTTCCCATTGACGACGCCCAGGTGTCGACGCTGCTCAAGCAGCTCGAAGCCCGCTTTGGTACCCGTCTGACAGGCCGTGTCGTTATCGATCCGTCCCTGATTGGTGGGGTTAAGGTCGCCGTGGGTGACCAGGTGCTGGATGCTTCAGTCCGCGGCAAACTCGACTCGATGGCCGTGGCGCTGAACAACTAGGAGAATTTCATGCAGTTGAATCCTTCCGAAATTTCTGAACTGATCAAGAGCAAGATCCAGAACCTGCAAGGCGCATCGGAAGTGCGCACGCAGGGCACCGTGGTTTCCGTCACTGACGGTATCGTCCGCGTGCATGGTCTGCAAGACGTCATGCAAGGCGAAATGCTGGAATTCCCCGGCAACACCTTCGGCATGGCACTCAACCTCGAGCGCGACTCCGTCGGCGCTGTTATCCTTGGCGAATACGAGCACATTTCCGAAGGCGACGTTGTCAAGACAACGGGTCGCATTCTGGAAGTGCCGGTTGGTCCGGAACTCCTTGGTCGCGTGGTCAACACGCTGGGCCAGCCGATCGACGGCAAGGGTCCGATCAACGCCAAGGAAACCGACAAGCTGGAAAAGGTTGCGCCGGGCGTTATTTGGCGTAAGTCCGTTTCCCAGCCGGTGCAAACCGGCCTGAAGTGTGTGGACTCCATGGTTCCGGTTGGTCGTGGTCAGCGCGAGCTGATCATTGGCGACCGCCAAACCGGTAAGACCGCCGTTGCTGTCGATGCCATCATCAACCAGAAGGGCACCGGCGTTTTCTGCGTCTATGTCGCTATTGGTCAAAAGGCTTCGACCATCGCCAACGTCGTTCGCAAGCTGGAAGAACACGGCGCGATGGCCAACACCATCGTTGTTGCTGCTTCCGCTTCTGAATCCGCTGCACTGCAGTACCTGGCTCCTTACGCTGGCTGCACGATGGGTGAGTACTTCCGCGACCGCGGTCAAGACGCCCTGATCGTTTATGACGATCTGACCAAGCAGGCTTGGGGCTACCGTCAGGTTTCCCTGCTGCTGCGCCGCCCGCCAGGCCGTGAAGCCTACCCGGGTGACGTGTTCTATCTCCACTCACGCCTCCTCGAACGCGCTGCTCGCGTTTCCGAAGAATGGGTTGAGAAGTTCACCAATGGCGAGATCAAGGGCCAGACTGGTTCGCTGACCGCACTGCCGGTTATCGAAACCCAGGCTGGCGACGTTTCCGC
It encodes:
- the atpA gene encoding F0F1 ATP synthase subunit alpha, whose protein sequence is MQLNPSEISELIKSKIQNLQGASEVRTQGTVVSVTDGIVRVHGLQDVMQGEMLEFPGNTFGMALNLERDSVGAVILGEYEHISEGDVVKTTGRILEVPVGPELLGRVVNTLGQPIDGKGPINAKETDKLEKVAPGVIWRKSVSQPVQTGLKCVDSMVPVGRGQRELIIGDRQTGKTAVAVDAIINQKGTGVFCVYVAIGQKASTIANVVRKLEEHGAMANTIVVAASASESAALQYLAPYAGCTMGEYFRDRGQDALIVYDDLTKQAWGYRQVSLLLRRPPGREAYPGDVFYLHSRLLERAARVSEEWVEKFTNGEIKGQTGSLTALPVIETQAGDVSAFVPTNVISITDGQIFLETDLFNAGIRPAINAGISVSRVGGAAQTKLIKKLGGGVRLALAQYRELAAFAQFASDLDEATRKQLERGRLVTELMKQAQYSPMSISEMAVTLYAADKGYFDDVEVKRALECEKAMLGYLKANCADVMNTMESSADLSGDTEKALAAGITAFKGSWA
- a CDS encoding F0F1 ATP synthase subunit delta, whose translation is MAESVTIARPYAEAAYRIAQETGAQGIWAARLARLALIAQDGDMASVMGNPRLSAEQVAELFISLSEDSDATLGSFIRTLAENRRLALLPEISRLFDLAKSQEEGVKEAVVHSAFPIDDAQVSTLLKQLEARFGTRLTGRVVIDPSLIGGVKVAVGDQVLDASVRGKLDSMAVALNN